Proteins from one Parvibaculum lavamentivorans DS-1 genomic window:
- a CDS encoding N-acyl-D-amino-acid deacylase family protein produces the protein MSQHDIVIRGGAAYDGTGAAPVEADVAISGGRIVEIGKVSGSGAEEIDAKGQIVTPGFVDVHTHYDGQVTWDPYLQPSTFHGVTTAVMGNCGVGFAPCKPEQREWLLGLMEGVEDIPGSALAEGIKWNWESFAQYMDAVEASPLALDVGLQIPHAAVRAYVMGERAPALEPATEAETAEMGRLVVEALEAGALGFSTSRTVKHKDVKGGATPTLKAEAMELHGIARAMGKAQKGVLQLIADFKDTDAEFAMLRGMVELSGRPMSITIEQDDRWPTVWKRVLDNIAAANQDGLPIRGQVPPRATGVLLGLTSSLNPFVMHQTFRSIWGAPLEQQVKALRDPEFRAKLLAEEPQYPQGEIIEMLCTFYHKMFALGENPNYEPSPDESAKALAERTGKHPREVLLDWMLERDGKALLYYPLMNYHCGSLADVETMLTHPNTAFGLSDGGAHCGIICDASFPTTLITHWGRDRTRGRKLPLEWLVHGLTQRNAALVGMNDRGVLAAGMKADVNVIDFDNLTLYSPRIVNDLPAGGKRLIQQTDGYTASIVSGAVAFRNGEPTGKLNGRLVRGAQARPQGVRIPAAAD, from the coding sequence ATGAGCCAGCATGACATCGTGATCCGCGGCGGCGCCGCCTATGACGGCACGGGCGCCGCGCCCGTCGAGGCCGACGTCGCCATTTCCGGCGGCCGCATCGTCGAGATCGGCAAGGTTTCCGGTTCCGGCGCGGAGGAGATCGACGCGAAGGGTCAGATCGTGACGCCCGGCTTCGTCGATGTGCATACGCATTATGACGGCCAGGTCACATGGGACCCCTATCTCCAGCCCTCCACCTTTCACGGCGTCACCACCGCCGTCATGGGCAATTGCGGCGTCGGTTTCGCGCCCTGCAAGCCCGAACAACGCGAATGGCTGCTCGGGCTGATGGAAGGCGTTGAGGATATTCCGGGTTCGGCGCTTGCCGAGGGCATCAAGTGGAACTGGGAGAGCTTCGCGCAATATATGGATGCGGTCGAAGCCTCGCCGCTCGCGCTCGATGTCGGCCTGCAAATTCCGCATGCCGCCGTCCGCGCCTATGTGATGGGCGAGCGCGCGCCCGCGCTTGAGCCCGCCACGGAAGCGGAGACGGCCGAGATGGGCCGCCTCGTCGTCGAGGCGCTCGAAGCCGGCGCGCTCGGCTTCTCCACCTCGCGCACGGTAAAACACAAGGACGTGAAAGGCGGCGCGACGCCGACGCTGAAGGCCGAAGCGATGGAACTCCACGGCATCGCGCGCGCCATGGGCAAGGCGCAGAAGGGCGTGCTGCAGCTCATCGCCGATTTCAAGGACACGGATGCCGAATTCGCGATGCTGCGCGGCATGGTGGAGCTTTCCGGCCGGCCCATGTCCATCACCATCGAACAGGATGACCGCTGGCCCACCGTCTGGAAGCGCGTGCTCGACAATATCGCCGCCGCCAATCAGGACGGGCTTCCCATTCGCGGCCAGGTGCCGCCGCGCGCCACCGGCGTGCTGCTCGGCCTCACCTCCTCGCTCAATCCCTTCGTGATGCACCAGACCTTCCGCTCGATCTGGGGCGCGCCGCTGGAGCAACAGGTGAAGGCGCTGCGCGACCCTGAATTCCGCGCGAAGCTTCTCGCCGAGGAGCCGCAATATCCGCAGGGCGAAATCATCGAGATGCTCTGCACCTTCTATCACAAGATGTTCGCGCTCGGAGAGAACCCGAATTACGAGCCCTCGCCCGATGAAAGCGCGAAGGCGCTTGCCGAGCGCACCGGCAAGCATCCGCGCGAAGTGCTGCTCGACTGGATGCTGGAGCGCGACGGCAAGGCGCTCCTCTATTACCCGCTGATGAATTATCACTGCGGCAGCCTCGCCGATGTCGAGACGATGCTCACCCATCCGAACACCGCCTTCGGCCTTTCCGATGGCGGCGCCCATTGCGGCATCATCTGCGATGCGAGCTTCCCGACCACGCTCATCACCCATTGGGGCCGCGACCGCACGCGGGGGCGGAAGCTCCCCCTCGAATGGCTGGTGCATGGCCTCACCCAGCGCAACGCGGCGCTTGTCGGCATGAACGATCGCGGCGTCCTCGCGGCCGGCATGAAGGCGGATGTGAACGTGATCGACTTCGACAATCTCACGCTCTATTCGCCGCGCATCGTCAACGACCTGCCGGCGGGCGGAAAGCGCCTCATCCAGCAGACGGATGGCTACACGGCCAGCATCGTCTCGGGCGCCGTCGCCTTCCGCAATGGCGAGCCGACGGGCAAGCTCAATGGCCGCCTGGTGCGCGGCGCGCAGGCCCGGCCCCAAGGGGTGCGTATTCCAGCCGCCGCCGACTAA
- a CDS encoding glycosyltransferase codes for MMDRPDPASLPAEPSPDAPKDNPRSWRHSVFVRQAAFFFIVLPLVIAANLAVWAAFNQPHHAEAWTGEIVGLSYSPYRQGQDPTQNRHPSVAQMEEDMVQLSGTVQAIRTYSVIRGQENIPELAAKYGLSVAVGAWIGPDLERNERELEVLISLAPRRNVVRVLVGNEALLRNDLPVEDLIEYIKRAKEKIWKPLSTAEPPHIWLNNPDLVDAVDYIAVQLLPYWEGIPINEAVNSVFERLDELREAYPGKPIVVTEVGWPSRGKIIPRRPYPGLPEWELKTEAVPSLVNQATFMREFLNRAKAEDITYYVMEAFDQPWKAAEEGAAGAFWGIYNADRQPKFPMAGSISEAPEWRFWASLAAGLALVPAMLFMLRQRHVRPVGVVFFAVLTQIAGSAIAWAGLSVTGLYFTWVGITVWSFLFFAQGLLLIVLLAEAIEFVEVIWTRHGSRHFKPFDENAVSPTAMVSIHVPIHNEPPEMVRETLQALANLDYDNYEVLVLDNNTVDPEVWQPVRDYCAQLGPRFRFFHLENWPGFKAGALNFGLEKTAEEAEIIAVIDSDYQVEPSWLKVLVPYFDKQDVGFVQGPQDYRDRHESAFKNMAYWEYAGFFHIGMVQRNNFNAIIQHGTMTQVRKSALKRVGGWAEWCICEDAELGIKLYRAGYDSVYVNHSFGRGLTPDTLSGYITQRFRWAYGAVQIVKHHWDALAPWASSKKGLTGAQRYYFLAGWLPWFADGLALLFTTASIVLSAWALYQPHMVSLPVAAFLIPTIGSFVFKFVRSLWLYAVRVRDCSFIESLGAGVAALGLTHTVAKAMLNGMITTSKPFIRTPKCEDKPPLAAAFIQVREETVMLVLLWGLTAGFLLSPDFADSQSRLWVGVLLVQSVPYASAVLLSLINVMPSLFRRKKKEEPAGVLSPAE; via the coding sequence ATGATGGATAGACCCGACCCTGCCTCCCTGCCGGCCGAGCCCTCGCCGGATGCCCCCAAGGACAATCCGCGTTCGTGGCGTCATTCGGTCTTTGTGCGCCAGGCCGCCTTCTTCTTCATCGTTTTGCCGCTCGTCATCGCCGCCAATCTCGCGGTCTGGGCCGCCTTCAATCAGCCGCATCATGCCGAGGCCTGGACGGGCGAAATCGTCGGCCTCTCCTACAGCCCCTATCGCCAGGGGCAGGACCCGACGCAGAACCGGCATCCCTCCGTCGCGCAGATGGAAGAGGACATGGTGCAGCTTTCCGGCACCGTGCAGGCGATCCGTACCTACAGCGTCATTCGCGGCCAGGAAAACATTCCCGAGCTTGCTGCCAAATACGGCCTCTCCGTCGCCGTCGGCGCGTGGATCGGGCCAGACCTTGAGCGCAATGAGCGCGAGCTCGAAGTCCTCATCTCGCTCGCGCCGCGCCGCAATGTCGTGCGCGTGCTGGTCGGCAACGAGGCGCTGCTGCGCAACGATCTGCCGGTCGAGGATCTGATCGAATATATCAAGCGCGCCAAGGAGAAAATCTGGAAGCCGCTTTCCACCGCCGAGCCGCCGCATATCTGGCTCAACAATCCCGATCTTGTGGATGCGGTCGACTACATCGCCGTGCAGCTCCTGCCCTATTGGGAAGGCATACCGATCAACGAGGCGGTGAATTCCGTCTTCGAGCGTCTCGACGAGTTGCGCGAGGCCTATCCGGGCAAACCCATCGTCGTCACGGAAGTGGGCTGGCCGAGCCGCGGCAAGATCATTCCGCGCCGGCCTTATCCGGGCCTGCCCGAATGGGAACTGAAGACCGAAGCCGTTCCCTCGCTCGTCAATCAGGCGACCTTCATGCGCGAGTTCCTGAACCGCGCAAAGGCCGAAGACATCACCTATTACGTGATGGAAGCCTTCGACCAGCCATGGAAGGCCGCCGAGGAAGGCGCCGCCGGCGCCTTCTGGGGCATCTACAATGCCGACCGCCAGCCGAAATTCCCGATGGCCGGCAGCATTTCCGAGGCGCCGGAATGGCGCTTCTGGGCGTCGCTCGCCGCCGGCCTCGCGCTCGTGCCCGCCATGCTCTTCATGCTGCGCCAGCGCCATGTCCGTCCCGTCGGCGTCGTCTTCTTCGCGGTGCTGACGCAGATTGCAGGCTCCGCCATCGCATGGGCCGGGCTTTCCGTCACCGGCCTCTATTTCACCTGGGTCGGCATCACGGTCTGGAGCTTCCTCTTCTTCGCGCAAGGGCTTCTCCTCATCGTCCTTCTTGCCGAAGCGATAGAGTTCGTCGAAGTGATCTGGACGCGGCACGGTTCGCGTCACTTCAAGCCCTTCGATGAAAATGCCGTTAGCCCCACGGCGATGGTGTCGATCCATGTGCCGATCCATAACGAGCCGCCGGAGATGGTGCGCGAAACGCTTCAGGCGCTCGCAAACCTCGATTACGACAATTACGAAGTGCTCGTGCTGGACAACAACACCGTCGATCCCGAAGTCTGGCAGCCGGTGCGCGATTATTGCGCGCAGCTCGGGCCGCGCTTCCGTTTCTTCCATCTCGAAAACTGGCCGGGCTTCAAGGCGGGCGCGCTCAATTTCGGTCTGGAAAAAACCGCCGAGGAGGCCGAGATCATCGCCGTCATCGACAGCGACTATCAGGTCGAGCCGAGCTGGCTGAAAGTTCTCGTTCCCTATTTCGACAAGCAGGATGTCGGTTTCGTGCAAGGTCCGCAGGATTATCGCGACCGTCACGAAAGCGCGTTCAAGAACATGGCCTATTGGGAATATGCCGGCTTCTTCCATATCGGCATGGTCCAGCGCAACAATTTCAACGCCATCATCCAGCACGGCACCATGACGCAGGTGCGCAAGAGCGCGCTGAAGCGCGTCGGCGGCTGGGCGGAGTGGTGCATCTGCGAGGATGCCGAACTTGGCATCAAGCTCTATCGCGCCGGCTATGACAGCGTTTACGTGAACCATTCCTTCGGCCGCGGCCTCACGCCGGACACGCTGTCCGGCTACATCACGCAGCGTTTCCGCTGGGCCTATGGCGCGGTGCAGATCGTCAAGCATCACTGGGATGCGCTCGCGCCCTGGGCGAGCAGCAAGAAGGGCCTCACCGGCGCGCAGCGTTATTATTTCCTCGCCGGCTGGCTGCCCTGGTTCGCGGACGGGCTCGCGCTTCTCTTCACCACGGCGAGCATCGTTCTCTCCGCCTGGGCGCTCTACCAGCCGCACATGGTATCGCTGCCCGTCGCCGCCTTCCTTATTCCGACCATCGGCAGCTTCGTCTTCAAGTTCGTGCGCTCGCTCTGGCTCTATGCGGTGCGTGTGCGCGATTGCAGTTTCATCGAAAGCCTCGGCGCCGGTGTCGCCGCGCTCGGCCTCACCCATACGGTCGCCAAGGCGATGCTCAACGGCATGATAACGACGAGCAAGCCCTTCATCCGCACGCCGAAATGCGAGGACAAGCCACCGCTCGCCGCCGCCTTCATCCAGGTGCGCGAGGAAACGGTGATGCTCGTCCTGCTCTGGGGCCTCACCGCCGGCTTCCTGCTGAGCCCCGACTTCGCGGACAGCCAGTCGCGCCTCTGGGTCGGCGTGCTGCTCGTGCAGTCGGTGCCCTACGCCTCGGCCGTCCTCCTCTCGCTCATCAACGTCATGCCCTCCCTCTTCCGCCGGAAGAAGAAAGAGGAACCGGCGGGCGTGCTGTCGCCGGCGGAGTGA
- a CDS encoding DUF2231 domain-containing protein: MSETDNPENPVEAKIEEMDVSSAIAVAGHPLHAMSVHFPIALVIATLGADVFYWWSADPFWLRAGLWAAGFAFASGIGAGLVGTAELLLVPGIRGRVASWAHGVAAMMLISVAGLNWGLRLAAPDAVLPHGLLLSLLAAGLTGLAGWHGGKLIFHHGIGLMVSPRD; the protein is encoded by the coding sequence ATGAGCGAAACCGACAACCCGGAAAACCCGGTCGAGGCGAAGATCGAGGAAATGGATGTCAGCTCCGCCATCGCGGTGGCGGGCCATCCGCTTCATGCGATGAGCGTCCACTTCCCCATAGCCCTCGTCATCGCGACGCTCGGCGCGGATGTCTTCTACTGGTGGAGCGCCGATCCCTTCTGGCTCCGTGCGGGCCTCTGGGCGGCGGGCTTCGCCTTCGCCTCCGGCATCGGCGCGGGCCTTGTCGGCACGGCGGAGCTTCTCCTTGTGCCCGGCATTCGCGGCCGCGTCGCAAGCTGGGCGCATGGCGTTGCCGCGATGATGCTCATCTCGGTCGCCGGTCTCAATTGGGGCCTCCGCCTCGCCGCGCCCGACGCCGTGCTGCCGCATGGGCTTCTCCTGTCGCTCCTCGCGGCAGGGCTCACCGGGCTTGCCGGCTGGCATGGCGGAAAGCTGATCTTCCATCACGGCATCGGCCTCATGGTGTCGCCCAGGGATTGA
- the coxB gene encoding cytochrome c oxidase subunit II — translation MRRGPFRRAAAICAGAALSGCSGDLSALDPAGPAARDIAALWWAMLAGSAVLFLLVMGLFAAAMLKPGFGSRYAAKTWIVAGGILMPVPVLALLLFFAFAMGERHLPWRGEHNPVRIEARAHMWYWEFHYLDYPDAAPTIGVMHMPAQYDVDVIATSDNVIHGFWVPRLGGKVDATPGHEAAVRLYADRPGAYGGVCAEFCGTGHTTMTFRVEAHTPEQFRAAIGGSAP, via the coding sequence TTGCGGCGCGGTCCGTTCCGTCGCGCGGCGGCGATTTGCGCGGGCGCGGCGCTTTCCGGCTGCAGCGGCGACCTTTCGGCGCTCGATCCGGCGGGGCCGGCGGCGCGCGACATAGCGGCGCTCTGGTGGGCGATGCTGGCGGGGAGCGCCGTGCTTTTCCTGCTGGTGATGGGGCTTTTCGCGGCGGCCATGCTGAAGCCCGGCTTCGGCAGCCGCTATGCCGCGAAGACGTGGATCGTGGCGGGCGGCATTCTCATGCCTGTGCCGGTGCTGGCGCTGCTGCTCTTCTTCGCCTTCGCGATGGGCGAGCGGCATCTGCCCTGGCGCGGCGAGCACAACCCGGTGCGCATCGAGGCGCGGGCGCATATGTGGTACTGGGAATTCCATTACCTCGACTACCCGGATGCCGCGCCCACCATCGGCGTGATGCATATGCCGGCCCAATATGATGTCGATGTGATCGCAACGAGCGACAATGTCATCCACGGATTCTGGGTGCCGCGGCTCGGCGGCAAGGTGGATGCAACGCCGGGGCACGAAGCGGCGGTGCGGCTCTATGCGGATAGACCGGGCGCCTATGGCGGCGTCTGCGCGGAATTCTGCGGCACCGGCCACACGACAATGACATTTCGCGTCGAGGCGCACACGCCGGAGCAATTCCGCGCGGCGATCGGAGGGAGCGCGCCATGA
- a CDS encoding CopD family protein produces MIVWLKIIHISTVAVWMAGLVSLPGLYVQRAHVVDKDALYRLQRMVRFVYVAMISPAAFLAVGSGIGLIFAREVFTPWMAAKLALVGALVVAHTLAGLVIIRLFGEGEVYPVWRFLVATGLVMALMAGVLFLVLAKPDFDFAALLPESMSEPGALKRILEPLNPWATP; encoded by the coding sequence ATGATCGTCTGGCTCAAAATCATTCACATTTCGACGGTGGCGGTCTGGATGGCGGGGCTGGTGAGCCTGCCCGGCCTTTATGTGCAGCGCGCGCATGTGGTGGACAAGGATGCGCTTTACCGGCTGCAGCGGATGGTGCGCTTCGTCTATGTGGCGATGATCTCGCCCGCCGCCTTTCTGGCGGTCGGGAGCGGCATCGGGCTGATTTTCGCGCGCGAGGTGTTCACGCCGTGGATGGCGGCGAAGCTGGCGCTGGTCGGCGCGCTTGTCGTGGCGCACACATTGGCGGGGCTCGTCATCATCCGGCTCTTCGGCGAGGGCGAGGTCTATCCCGTCTGGCGCTTTCTGGTCGCGACGGGCCTTGTCATGGCGCTGATGGCGGGCGTGCTTTTTCTCGTGCTGGCGAAGCCCGATTTCGACTTCGCCGCGCTGCTGCCGGAAAGCATGTCGGAGCCGGGTGCGCTGAAGCGCATCCTCGAACCCCTCAATCCCTGGGCGACACCATGA